The following coding sequences are from one Deinococcus aerius window:
- a CDS encoding DMT family transporter, protein MSPHTRGLLLLVLVTALWGSTFAVVKELGEELPPPVLIAWRFLIATLALLPALALSRAAGARPSAPGRPLWRDGLVLGAWLIAGYGTQTIALQTTGANRAAFFTALSVVLVPLWLALAQRRPLPLALWLALPLAVAGLAFLSWEGGALVVGDAWALACAVTYAGFIVALEGTAARHEALRFTLAQLVAVTLFAWIWAALSTPGQLWPPAPAWGPLLYLGVAATAVTTLLQTVGQRAVSAAEASLIYTLEPVAAAVFSFLLIGERIGLRGALGGLLVVGATLLSQRAGQAPHPETPAPQVEGRPS, encoded by the coding sequence GTGTCCCCCCACACCCGCGGCCTCCTGCTTCTCGTCCTAGTGACCGCCCTGTGGGGCAGCACCTTCGCCGTCGTGAAGGAGCTGGGGGAAGAGTTGCCCCCCCCAGTGCTGATCGCCTGGCGCTTCCTGATCGCCACCCTGGCCCTGCTGCCCGCGCTGGCCCTCTCCCGGGCGGCGGGGGCAAGGCCTTCCGCGCCCGGGCGTCCCCTCTGGCGCGACGGCCTGGTCCTGGGTGCCTGGCTCATCGCCGGGTACGGCACCCAGACCATCGCCCTGCAAACGACCGGGGCGAATCGGGCGGCCTTTTTCACGGCGCTCAGCGTGGTCCTGGTGCCGCTGTGGCTCGCGCTGGCGCAGCGACGCCCCCTGCCGCTCGCCCTGTGGCTCGCCCTGCCGCTGGCGGTCGCCGGGCTGGCGTTCCTCTCGTGGGAGGGCGGCGCGCTCGTGGTGGGGGACGCCTGGGCGCTCGCCTGCGCGGTCACGTACGCGGGGTTCATCGTCGCGCTGGAGGGCACCGCCGCCCGGCACGAGGCGCTGCGCTTCACCCTCGCCCAGCTTGTGGCCGTGACCCTGTTCGCGTGGATCTGGGCGGCGTTGTCCACCCCGGGGCAACTCTGGCCCCCCGCCCCCGCCTGGGGACCGCTGCTGTACCTGGGCGTGGCCGCCACCGCCGTCACCACCCTGCTCCAAACGGTGGGGCAGCGTGCCGTCAGCGCGGCCGAGGCCAGCCTGATCTACACGCTGGAGCCGGTCGCCGCCGCCGTCTTCAGCTTCCTGCTGATCGGCGAGCGCATCGGCCTGCGCGGGGCGCTGGGCGGGCTGCTGGTGGTGGGGGCCACGCTCCTGAGCCAGCGGGCCGGGCAGGCGCCGCACCCGGAAACGCCCGCGCCCCAGGTGGAGGGCCGACCGTCCTGA
- a CDS encoding response regulator transcription factor encodes MIRVLLVDDHALFRQGLRSLLESEGMRVIGEAANGREAIRYAAETHPDVILMDIQMPELDGVKATQSILEIDPGARVIMITMYRQDRYVFEAVKAGARGYVLKDADAATLIDAIRRVAAGEALLDADMAQNVLDDFRDKREELPSEKHADLNERETMILKLLAQGFSNQDIALRLDISEKTVRNRLSEIFTKLQLNNRTQAALYAIREGIANLE; translated from the coding sequence ATGATTCGTGTCCTCCTCGTCGATGACCACGCCCTGTTCCGCCAGGGCCTGCGGAGCCTGCTGGAGTCCGAGGGGATGCGGGTGATCGGCGAGGCGGCCAACGGGCGCGAGGCGATCCGCTACGCCGCCGAGACCCACCCCGACGTGATCCTCATGGACATCCAGATGCCCGAACTCGACGGGGTCAAGGCCACCCAGAGCATCCTGGAGATCGACCCGGGGGCCAGGGTCATCATGATCACCATGTACCGCCAGGACCGCTACGTGTTCGAGGCCGTCAAGGCCGGGGCGCGGGGTTACGTCCTCAAGGACGCCGACGCCGCCACCCTGATCGACGCGATCCGGCGGGTGGCGGCGGGCGAGGCGCTGCTCGACGCCGACATGGCCCAGAACGTCCTCGACGACTTCCGAGACAAGCGCGAGGAGCTGCCCAGCGAGAAGCACGCCGACCTCAACGAGCGCGAGACGATGATCCTCAAGCTGCTCGCCCAGGGGTTTTCCAACCAGGACATCGCGCTGCGGCTCGACATCAGCGAGAAGACGGTCCGCAACCGGCTGTCGGAGATTTTCACCAAGCTGCAACTGAATAACCGCACCCAGGCGGCCCTCTACGCGATCCGCGAGGGCATCGCCAATCTGGAATAG
- a CDS encoding serine hydrolase, whose product MNSQFDLAAELRAHGYAGEVGVLITDLAGRGLYALNSGRVFPAASTIKVPLLVRALQEAQAGRLDLRERVTVREEDRAGGSGILHEFGPGLTPTWEDLLTLMIVVSDNTATNLVIDRLGVECVNGWLDGLGLGGTRLVGKLQLPPERQNEAQRRGERNRTAARDQVNVLGRLARGELLDPAHTALALSILSRQQLRDILGRHVPRSADGELLYRVASKSGELPGVHHDVGLLFTPRPLVVAVLSEGGLDPREHPENRDVTLLARLIWPLLAALGGVLASGVPGDI is encoded by the coding sequence GTGAATTCCCAATTCGATCTGGCGGCTGAACTGCGCGCCCACGGCTACGCGGGCGAGGTCGGCGTCCTCATCACGGACCTCGCGGGCCGGGGGCTGTACGCCCTGAATTCCGGGCGGGTCTTCCCGGCGGCCAGCACGATCAAGGTGCCCCTGCTGGTGCGGGCACTCCAGGAGGCGCAAGCGGGCCGCCTGGACCTGCGCGAGCGGGTGACGGTGCGGGAGGAGGACCGGGCGGGCGGCTCGGGCATCCTGCACGAGTTCGGCCCCGGGCTGACCCCCACCTGGGAGGACCTGCTCACCCTGATGATCGTGGTGAGCGACAACACGGCGACCAACCTCGTGATCGATCGGCTGGGCGTGGAATGCGTCAATGGGTGGCTGGACGGGCTGGGGCTGGGGGGGACGAGGCTGGTGGGCAAACTCCAGCTTCCCCCCGAGCGGCAGAACGAGGCGCAGCGCCGGGGCGAGCGCAACCGGACGGCGGCACGGGACCAGGTGAATGTGCTGGGAAGGCTCGCGCGCGGCGAGTTGCTGGACCCCGCCCACACGGCCCTGGCCCTCTCTATCCTGTCGCGCCAGCAGCTCCGGGACATCCTGGGGCGGCATGTGCCGCGGAGTGCGGACGGCGAACTCCTCTACCGGGTCGCCAGCAAGAGCGGGGAGCTGCCCGGCGTTCACCACGACGTGGGGCTGCTGTTCACCCCGCGCCCGCTCGTGGTCGCCGTGCTGTCCGAGGGGGGGCTTGACCCGCGCGAACATCCCGAGAACCGGGACGTGACCCTGCTCGCGCGGCTCATCTGGCCCCTGCTGGCGGCGCTGGGCGGTGTCCTCGCGTCCGGGGTCCCGGGGGACATTTAA
- a CDS encoding c-type cytochrome, whose protein sequence is MPWVAIVCAAIMWIILLFLFNKETAPEPVAVDPAVAARISQEWPTLGKQVYTTAGCIGCHGAEGQGGAGAKLAGDEKIVKDPVYVHTIITKGKGQMPAFPQLKEEEIYAVANYVLHSFGNNVEEPLTPAMVAAAQTKVDPAVLKNRSRFVPEDIKLPEIFLATFIMVLLTYGLIGLYSVWTEGVELHPGIHKVRSTPVATLAMVVTLGLSLLFSVLFVRQMVADYAAWANKEMPNVAMEGFYAAMILLTLAVAVGLYKKFFMDGEVLVEDASGEFPW, encoded by the coding sequence ATGCCCTGGGTCGCCATCGTGTGCGCGGCCATTATGTGGATCATCCTGCTGTTCCTGTTCAACAAGGAGACGGCGCCCGAGCCCGTGGCGGTGGACCCCGCCGTGGCGGCCAGGATCAGCCAGGAGTGGCCGACCCTGGGTAAGCAGGTGTATACGACCGCCGGGTGCATCGGCTGTCACGGGGCGGAAGGTCAGGGTGGCGCGGGTGCCAAGCTCGCCGGGGACGAGAAGATCGTCAAGGACCCGGTGTACGTCCACACCATCATCACCAAGGGCAAGGGGCAGATGCCCGCCTTCCCGCAGCTCAAGGAAGAGGAAATCTACGCGGTCGCCAACTACGTGCTGCACTCCTTCGGCAACAACGTCGAGGAACCCCTGACCCCCGCGATGGTGGCCGCCGCGCAGACGAAGGTGGACCCGGCGGTGCTGAAGAACCGCTCGCGCTTCGTGCCCGAGGACATCAAGCTGCCGGAGATCTTCCTGGCGACCTTCATCATGGTCCTGCTGACCTACGGCCTGATCGGCCTGTACAGCGTCTGGACCGAGGGCGTGGAGCTGCATCCCGGCATCCACAAGGTGCGCTCGACCCCGGTGGCGACGCTCGCCATGGTCGTGACCCTGGGGCTGAGCCTGCTGTTCAGCGTGCTGTTCGTGCGCCAGATGGTCGCCGACTACGCGGCCTGGGCCAACAAGGAGATGCCCAACGTGGCGATGGAGGGCTTCTACGCCGCGATGATCCTGCTCACCCTGGCGGTCGCCGTCGGCCTGTACAAGAAGTTCTTCATGGACGGCGAGGTACTCGTCGAGGACGCGAGCGGCGAGTTCCCCTGGTAA